The Polycladomyces zharkentensis DNA window CCTGACGGACTTTGCGGTTGACCTTGGTTTTGTACTTCCGAATCTGGCGCTCCAACTTTTCCACGACCAAGTCGATCGAAGCATACATGTCCGCGCTTTTTTCCTCCGCGCGAACCAGCACGCCTGGAAAGGGAATCGTCACTTCCACCTTGTGATCATCGCGAATCACGCTGAGCGCGATGTGTGCATCGGCGGAAGGAGGGGTGTCGAAATACTTCTCCAGACGGCTGATCTTTTTTTCGACAAAATTCCGCAAAGCTTCCGTCACTTCGAGGTTATTTCCGCGAATGACATAATTCATGAAGCGAATCCCCCTTTTCGCTTTATACATTATCTATTCCTGCGTTATCCGAAAATTCCTCCCTTATATTCACTATTTCTTAATAGTAAGTTCACCCATTTTTAACAAATCGCTTCCTTCGAAAAACGTCGAATCAAAACGAAACCCCTTCGCCGAAGCGAAGGGGTGAGTAGTCATCGGTTGTTCATCCAGTCAAGGAAAAACGATTACCCGATTTTCGTGACGTTCGCAGCCTGTGGTCCACGCGGACCTTCCACGATGTCAAATTCTACAAACTGACCTTCATCCAGGGTTTTGAATCCTTCTTCCTGGATGGCCGAGTAGTGGACGAATACGTCTTCGCCACCCTCGCGCTCAATGAAACCATAGCCCTTCTCCGCGTTGAACCACTTGACTTTGCCTTGCATGAAAACACATTCCCTTCTTGATTTAAATACGCAAATGAGACGGGTAAATCTCATAATGCTTTTTCACTATATCATTGGGCTGAACCAAAGTCAAGAATATTTCTCCAAACGGGGAAATGATCGCCTTGAGGCTTACTTACTGACGCGGTTCACCATTCCTGCGCCGTTCGGTTCCAGGATGTGTTTGGTGAATCCTGTCCACATTGATTTTCCGGCCTGCTCCCCTAAGTCCTGCAGTGAGGCGGAGATGATCTCTCCGGCCCGATCAGCACGGGACGCGGACAAGCACGCTTCACTTGGAGGAAATTGCCTGCGATTTCAATCCTGCGCCTCCCGGGTCTTCGCTCAGTCAGGCCCCGGTAAGTCGCTCGCCTGAAAAACGTTGCTCCGCTACGGAACGACCAGACTCTCCCTGTTCCTAGAGCACTTTGCTCAAAAAGGCACGGGTCCGTTCGTGCTTCGGAGCATTGAACAACTCGTTCGGCGTTCCTTCTTCAACGATTACGCCTTGGTCCATAAACAGCACCCGGTCGGACACTTCTCGGGCAAACCCCATCTCGTGGGTGACGACGACCATCGTCATCCCCTCTTTGGCCAGTTGCTTCATGACGGCCAACACCTCGCCCACCATTTCGGGGTCAAGGGCCGACGTGGGCTCGTCAAACAGCATCACCTTGGGGTCCATCGCCAGTGCACGTGCGATGGCCACGCGCTGTTGCTGTCCGCCGGAGAGCTGTTCCGGATAAGCCTGGGCCTTGTCTGCCAAGCCCACCTTGTTCAACAGCTCCATCGCCTTGGCTTCCGCTTTTTCCTTGGTCCAACCCCTGACTTGGATCGGTGCCAGCGTGATGTTTTCGATCACGCGCTTGTGCGGGAACAGGTTGAACTGTTGGAACACCATGCCCACTTCGGTACGCACCTTGTTGATGTTCGTCTTGGGATCGGTCAGGTCATGCCCGTCCACCCATACCTTGCCGCCGGAGATGGACTCCAGGAGATTGAGACAGCGCAGAAACGTGCTTTTCCCGGAACCGCTGGGACCGATCACACAGACCACTTCTTTTTCCTGGATTTCGACGTTGATATCCTTCAATACTTCCAATGTGCCGAATTGTTTGCGCAGATGTTCGACGCGGATCATGGCCATGGATCATCCCTCCTGTCTGTCGGTGCGGTAGCGGTTTTCCAGGAAAAGGACGAAGCGCGATAAGACAAAAGTGAGTACAAAATACATTGCGGCGGAAGTGATATACGGAGCCCAGCGTTCAAATGTGTTTTTCGCCGTGGTGAAGGCGGCGTAGGTGATGTCATTGACCGAAATGATTGTGACCAAGGACGAATCTTTGAGCAAGGCGATGAATTCGTTGCCCAACGGAGGCAACATCCGCTTGAACGCCTGCGGGAGAATCACGTGCCGCATGGCTTGTCCGTATGTCATGCCGAGCGAACGGGCCGCTTCCATCTGCCCCTTTTCAATGGATTGAATGCCGCCGCGAAAAATCTCCGCGATATAGGCCCCGGCGTTGAGCGATAAGGCCACGAAACCGGACACGATCGCCTCGGGCGGTTTCACGCCGAGCCACTCTTCACAAATCGTGGGAATCACAGCGAAATGAACGGCCAGGATTTGCAGCAGCAACGGCGTTCCCCGGAAGATATCCACATACACCTGAGCCGGGATGACCAACCACCGGCTGCGCGAAAGCCGCATCAATCCCAATATCAGTCCGATGACCAACCCAACCAAAACAGCCACCGTCGTCAGTTCGATGGTGGTCCAAAGTCCACGGATAAAATAGGCTTTGTACTCCACAATGACGGACCAATCGATTGGCATACATCCACCTCTTTCCAGGCAGAATGGATTGCATCATGAATTGCGCAACTTATCCACATATTTATCCACATTATCCACAGGAAATTGTTTGAAAACAGGAGGAAATGGGGAGTACAAGGGCACTCCCCAACCCCGCTCCTTTTATTGCATTGGACCGAAATATTTCTCGTAGATCTTCTTGTAGGTGCCGTTTTCCCGGATTTTCTTCAGACCGTCATTGATTTTCTTCAGCAGTTCCTTGTTTCCTTTTTTGACGATAATCCCGTATTGTTCCGGTTCAAACGACTGATCTTCCACCTTTTTGAACTTACCGGCAGGCAGTTTTTTCAGGTATTCGAGGACCACCCCATTGTCCGCCACCACGGCATCGACACGGCCGTTGGCCAAATCGTCAATCGCGGCCGGTGTATCGTCATATCCCTTGATGCCCTGATACGTTTTACCGAATGCCTTTTGTACGACGATTTCACCGGTCGTCCCCGTTTGCACGCCGATCCGTTTCCCTTTCAGATCTTTCAGCGACTGCACGTTGGAATTGGCCGGTACGAGAATCAACTGTTTGGCGTCAAAATACGGGTCGGAGAAGTCATACACTTTTTTGCGGTCGTCCGTGATGGAGATGGCGGAAATTCCCGCATCCAGTTTGCCGTTTTTTACGGCGTCCAGCATCGGGTCCCAACCTGCGTGTTGAATATCCACCTCAAAGCCGCCGGCTTTGGCGATCGCGTTCATCAGTTCGATGTCAAAGCCGGTCAGTTTCCCGTCCCCTTCCTGTTTCTCAAACGGCGGATAGGCGGCGTCGGTACCCACTTTGACGATTCCGCCTGCCCCCGCGTTGTTCTTGGCACAGCCGGTTAAAGCAAATGAGCACAAGAATACCAGTGATAAGATCAAAACCCCCAATTTTTTCATGTTTGATCCCCCTTGAGATTGCATATTCAAACATACGTCTCTTCCACCGCATGAACGGAGAAATCGCGGTGGATTGAAACCTTCTCTGGTTTAAAAGCGTCTACAATGCTTTAGCATGATGAAATCTCCCTTGAGTTATTATAAGTGTTGTTGTATTTATATTCAATTTGTATGTTTTGGTAACCCTCCCCTTTCTTTCTCTCCTGTTCAATAAAAGGAATATTCTAAAATTATCTTCTTTAGAAATACTTCTTTCGATTTTGGGTTCATAAAGTCCTGTAGAAAATATAGGAAGACCTTCTGAATCAAAAAAGCCGCCGAATGGCGGCTCTTCACTCACTGATTGACGGCCTCTTTCAACTGTTTGCCGGGACGAAATGCCGGAACCCGGCTGGCTTCGATCTGAATTGTTTCACCGGTTTGCGGGTTGCGGCCCGTTCGGGCGGCACGCTCGCGAACCTCAAAGTTGCCGAAACCGACCAACGACACTTTTTCACCATTACGCAAAGCTTCGGCGATGGTGCTCAACACGGCTTCCACCACTTGAGCCGATTCCTTTTTCGTTTTCCCCGTCGCCGCAGCCACGCGATCGACCAGTTCCGATTTGTTCATGTGTCAACTCTCCTTTTCTCTCACAAGTTTTTGGGTTTTGAATCATGACTATTACCCTGTGTTTCCCATCTTTTGGTTGTTTATACCTCTTTTTTTGATAGGTAGATTGACTTTTCCTTTTTAACGCGCAAATGTCAAAGAACGGACCATTCGACATCCCGCCTCTGCCAGTACGCGGGCACAGGCGCCCAATGTGGCGCCGGTCGTATATACATCATCCACCAACAATACATTCAAAGCGACCAACTTTTCGGCGGGGATCGACGGATGCAAATCAAAAACCCCCTCCATCGACCGCAAACGCTCCGCCCGGGATCGCCGACTTTGAGGTGGAGTGGGTGATGACCGCACCAACAATGACACCACCGGTACTCCCCATTGCTTTCCGATGACGCGGGCCAATTGCTCCGACTGATTGAACCCTCGCTCTGCCAGCCGGGAGGGATGCAGGGGAACATAGGAGATGACATCCGGCTTCCGTCCCCTGCGGGCAGCGACCGACACCATCATCTCCCCCATCGGACGGGCGTATCGCTCCCTGCCCAGATATTTGTACAAACGAATGACTTCGCGGGTATGGGGCGTGTAGGATACTGCACTCCAGTTCTGTATCAGCTCCGGATACGGATGGGATCGGCAATCGGTACAAAGCGCTTCCCCACCCGCTCTCCCGCAACGACGGCAGTAGGGAGGTTCAACGGGAGAAAACCCGTCGCGGCAATACGGACAGATTTTTTCCCATACCGGTGCCCAGGGAAGAGCGCGGACTGGCGTGTCGCAAAACGGACACCTACCGGACGATGAGAACAGCCATCCGATCATCGCTTCACCCCGGGCGCATGCAGACACCCCATCCGGGATGCCAACCGGTTCATCGCTTTGATTTCCCGAATCGCCCGCCGCTGAGCTTCCGTCCATTCCTCCGAGATCCACCGGACGATCCCCGCCGGGTCTTCCGGTGACCGTCCCGCCCGTCCCGACATCTGAACCAAAGTGGCGGCGTCCATGACGGTATGGTCCGCACCCAGCACCAACACTTGACAACCGGGAACCGTCACGCCGCGCTCCAAGACAGTCGTGGAGAGCAACACGCGAACACGGCCCCGGCGAAATCGTGCCACGATCTCCTCCCTGTTGCGCTCTTTTCCGGACACAGCCGCACAGAACCGGGCCATTGAAGGGTACCTCCGATTGATCCACTGCAGCAGACGCGGCAAATCCGCCACCCGTGGCACAAAAATCAACCCTGGTTTGCCGGTTTGCATCAGATGACGCAAATAATCCGACAACGGCGGGACAGGTTTGCCGCGACTCACCTTATTCCACAAACCGCGGACCCCGTACCGTTCGGGTACGGGCAGCGGATGACCGTGAAATCGGGCGGGCAGGGTGATGACGGGCAATTTGCCCCGCCGCGCTTTTCTCTGCCAGACCATCGGTGGAGTGGCCGTCACCCACACTGCTTTTCCATCGTTGCATAAAGCTTGGTCGATCCCCGATTGCAGCGCGGGATCTCCATACAATGGATAGGCATCCACTTCATCAACGATCGCCAAAGCATACCGTCGGTACATCCGCCAGGCTTGGTGCGCCGTGGCGATGACCAGCTCTCCGTCATCCCATGTCGACCGCGTTCCCCCATGAACGGCCGTTACCCGAACGCCTTCCACCGCTTTTTTCAAACGCGGATACAACTCATCCACCACATCACGACGCGGTGTCACCCACAGCACACGCTGCCCGCTTTGCAGTGTCCGGCGAACCAACGGCAAACAAACCTCCGTCTTGCCCGCTCCCGTTGCCGCCCACAGCAACAGTATCCGCTCCTGTCCGTCTCTCCAGCCTTCCAGAAGGGAGGCGACTTCCTGTTGTTTCGGGGTCAGTGGGGGCAAGCGGAGACGAACCCCGTCGGTGCGAACCGCGGAAGCATCGGGGGGACGGATACGAAACAACGGAACGCATGACCGGCATCTGCCCAATACGAGACAATGATCGCAGGTGGCACATGCTTGGCGGCACCGTTTACATTTCGTCCGAAACAACCGGGACGGTCCACTGCCGCATCGGCTGCAATGCCACTTCACCGCGGGACCGGCCATTTCGACGGCGGGCACGCATTCCGCGGCTCCCATCAGGCACAACCATTGCAAACCCGCACGCAGGGCCGCCGGATCGGGGTCCTTACCCCACCGGAATCGCAATAATGATCGAATTTCCTCCTCCAACAGCACACGACCACCTAATATATTCCATATTGCCACACCGTACCTTTGTCCCGGCGACAGATGATCATCATCGGTCGTTTGTTCGAAGTGCTCCATCCCATTCCCGATCAGCGATGATTTGGATTGTTCTTTTGAAACATGTTTCCTTAAAACAAACCAAGCTTGTCCAATCGTTTCAAACGAACCGGCTATGCGAAACTCCCTCCCCCGGTCCCGCCAAAACCGCTCGTCCACCTCAGGAGCCAAACTGATCCCCCAATGAGGAGGTTCTCCTCTCACCGTCGCCTGATACAGCGTAAACATGGCCATACCCCTTCTTAATGGTTCTCCCGACTCGTGACTGGCCCCACACAGCTCAGTGGGCTGTTCGCTTCATCCGGTAAAGCAACCTTACATCGGTCCACGATGGCCCGGATAAAAAACAACGCAGGTTCGCTCCTTCATCGCTGACCTGCGTTCCACTTGCTGTCGGATATGGTGTTGAATCTTCAGGATCCATCTCTGTCAGTGTTGTCCGACAGAACCGGTCCCGCTTCTCATCGCATCAGGACAACACCTGTATGCTCCGGTTCGGCGAACGGAGATCCATCACCCAAACCCTGCGGACATCCGAATGGCTTCGCGACGCCACTTCATTCCACATTTCATTCTCATCCCGCACGGTAACCACTTCCAATCCCGGCAACTGCCCTTGCAAACGGGTGAGAATGGACAACGTATCATCAACGGAGAATCGGTCCACGCAAGTGATGCGGCTGGACTTCCCCTGAATCCAATGCCAAAACACATAGGAACGGATGACCCATTCAATGGTTCCCTGGCTGTTTCCTGTCAAGAGGATGAGATGAACCGGGTCGACACGGACGGGACGCCAACAGGCTTTGCCGATGCAATGCAACAAAAACCACATGACGCCGTACAACACGATTCCCCATACGATTGATTGCACCATCGCACTCGTCCTCCTTTGCCCACAGTATATGCCGTGGGCATAGACGGGGTGCGACGGCGTCAATGCAACCTCACCCATCCTTTTTTCAGCGCGACCAACACGGCTTGCGTGCGGTCCTGAACACCCAGTTTGTACAAAATATTGCTCACGTGATTCTTGACCGTTTTTTCGCTTATGTAAAGCACATCACCGATGGACCGATTGTTTTTCCCTTGCGCCATCAGCCGTAATACGTCCATCTCCCGCTGGGTCAGGATGTCCGGCCATTCAGGTACATCAAATTCGGGGACGGTGGTTGTCATTTCCCGTTGTTGCCGGCTGATTCGGAGGATCTCCCGTACCAGTTGCCCGCTCGCACGCGGATGAATGTAGATTTCACCCGACAAGACCAAGCGTACCGCCTCAACCAGATCTTCCGCCTCCACATCTTTGGGAAGATAACCGGAAGCACCTGCTCGAACGGCTTCCACCACCATGGTGGTCTCCCGTTCACCCGAAAACAGAATGATCGGCAACCGCGGATACTCCTCTTTGAGTCGGATCGTGACGTCCACTCCGCTGCCCTTGGATAAGTCCAGGTCCATCAACACCAAGTGCGGTTCGTTTTCTCGACAGGCCATCAATACCGATTCGCCATCCCCACAATCAACAAATGAGATGGGACGGTTCATTTGCGAAAGGATTCGTTTCACCCCTTCACGAAACAACCGATGCCGATCAGCCACAACCATACGGATCACGTAAAGGCGGCGAGGGTCGTTTTCAGACGGCGGTGACTGCTGCAAAGCGGGAAGTGACAGGCGCTTGATCACCTTCTCACCTCTTCTACCAGCCATACAACGGAAAATTCCGTCGAATTTTCTGAATGAATGTCCAGTACTATTCTACCATTATTGACATGTGAAGGAAACCGTTTTTACAAAATGACTGTCTGAAAGCTCACGGCGACCATAGGAAGTACCCTTGGGGTATTTGCATCGTGGGCTGAAAGACAGTTTTGCCCGTGATCCTCTTCACCGGTATTGTTAGTACAAACAAGAAATGTTAGAATCTTCATCGAGCTGTGCTCATCCTGCTGGTAGTAGGATTTTGTACGTCATGGTAGGAGGTTCTGGCGGCGAAGACTCCCACCAGGTAAAACCATGAGAGTAAGTAAAGGAGAACCAGCGTACTGGTAATACCACGGGCACTTCCGTTGGTCGCAGGTACGCCGCCCAGGCGGGTACATACAGCGTTGCTGCAGAACTGCCTGGGACGGGGTGATGACACACCCCTGAACCTGGGCGTTGTCCAAAACGGAAACGGACTGCGGACGCTAACGACCCAGGAATCCCACGTCTTCAGACGTGTGGAGTGTCAAAATCCGTGTACATGAAAAAAACCGCCAAAAATGGCGGTGAAACTGTTGGCAAATGTGATTTTGGGAGCGAAGCCGCCTTTCCCGTCGCGACTCCGGCCAACCGGTTGCGAAGCTGTGGAGAGGAATCCAAGCCGATGGTGATAGCCGGATCCGCCTCCGACAAATTCGCTGGAAAAGCCACCTTTCCCTTCACACGATCTTTCGCATCACAAACCGGCTTCGCGACGCAGCACTTCGGCTTTGTCCGTACGTTCCCACGGCAAATCCAAGTCGTTGCGTCCGAAATGCCCGTAAGCCGCGGTTTGTTTGTAAATCGGACGACGCAGATCCAGCTGGCGGATAATGCCGGCCGGACGCAGATCAAAGTGTTTGCGTACCAAATCCACCAACACGGATTCGTCCACCCGTCCGGTACCGAACGTATCTACACGGATGGAAACCGGTTTGGCCACACCGATGGCATACGCCAGCTGCACTTCGCATTTGTCGGCCAATCCGGCAGCGACGATGTTTTTGGCCACGTAACGCGCCGCATAGGCACCGGAGCGGTCCACTTTGGTCGGATCTTTACCCGAGAAGGCGCCACCGCCGTGACGTGCATATCCGCCATAAGTGTCCACGATGATTTTCCGACCGGTCAGTCCGGCATCGCCCAACGGACCCCCGATCACGAAACGGCCCGTGGGATTGATGAAGTATTTCGTTTTGTCATCCAGCATCTCTTGCGGAACAACCGGCAAAATCACGTGTTGATGTACGTCTTTCTTGATTTGCTCCAATGTCACTTCCTCGGAGTGTTGGGTGGACACGACAATCGTATCAATCCGCACCGGCTTGTCGTCCTCGTACTCGACGGTAACTTGTGTTTTGCCGTCGGGGCGCAGATACGGCAAGGTGCCGTTCACCCGCACTTCGTGGAGACGACGGGCCAGTTTGTGGGCCAACGAAATCGGAAGCGGCATCAGTTCCGGCGTTTCATTGGTGGCGAAACCGAACATCAAACCTTGGTCACCGGCACCGATCGCTTCGATTTCCTCCTCAGTCATTTGACCTTCCCGTTTTTCCAACGCTTCATTAACCCCCGCCGCGATATCCGGGGACTGTTCGTCGATGGAGGTCAAAACGGCGCACGTTTCAGCATCGAAGCCGTATTTGGCACGCGTGTACCCGATTTCCTTGATGGTCTCCCGTACAATTTTGGGAATGTCCACATAACAGGTCGTGGAGATTTCACCCGAAACCAACACCAACCCCGTCGTGACGGAAGTTTCGCAAGCAACCCGTGCGTTGGGATCTTTGGCCAGAATCGCATCGAGAACGGCATCGGAAATTTGGTCGCAAATCTTGTCCGGATGACCGGCTGTCACCGATTCCGAAGTGAACAAACTGCGTTTCGGCATCGTCACGCTCCTCCTTTTCCTTCAAACGTAACCATAAAAAAAGACCTTTCCTCGAGGAAAGGCGCTTTGACTTCACCTTGAGGCATCCTCGAAAACGGCGGCAACACATCATGATCTATGAAGCTGTTGACCGTGCACAAACCGTTTCCATTCGGTCTGACCTATATCAATATATAGGATAGCGAAAACGGATGGGAAAGACAACCCTTCTTTTCCCTTTTTCGACAGGATTCGATTCTCAGCCGGGACGTTTCAACACCAATGAATAAGCACCTTCTCCCCTGTTTCCGGATGATTGGATACGAATGTAATAGTTCCCAATTTCCAGCATGCGTGTCACTTCAACCACCCGACGGGAATCGGACAGCCGTACCTGTTTCAACGCCCGCTTCCGGGAATCGTAGAGGATCATCTCCACATCTTCCCATCCCTTTGGGATTTGCAACCGAATGGTGTGACGGGATCGTTCCGTCACCTGAAACACGTACCAATCCAAATCGGCCGGCCCCGTCAGTCTTCCCGTCAGCGTTTCGTCCGGGAAGAGGAGCGTGGCTTGATCCGAGTTGTCGTTGGGTTCAAAGGCATCACTCATCTCGGGTTGATAGTGAATGAGCAGTTGATACGGTTCAACGATCGGATTGCCACCGTAATCCGACACCCGGACATAGAGAAAACCCTTGGGCGCATGGAGGCGAATCGTCTCCTCTTCGCCCTCCGCTTTGACATCGACACGGACTGTGTGCCAGCTTTCATCCTCCTGCACAAACAGAACAGGATCGGCGCGCGGCGTGACAACACCCAGGCGTACTTCCAGCGTGCCGGGACGGGGAATCTCCAGCTGATACCAATCCATGTCCCTTTGTTTGTGCCAGGTTCCCTTGATCGGCACCCAATCCGGCGTCAGTTTTACTTTCGTGGCATTCCATTGGTAGTCGTTGTTTTCATTGATGTCCGCCTGCGGTGAAAACGCATTGGCCAATGTATAGGAAACCGGCTTTTTCATGTCGGTCGCCCACACTTTCAGCCGGATCTGCCCACCGGGTACGGTCAGATACAACGGTTGAGAGGACAGATCGTATTCACCCGTCTGACCTGTTCGTTCCACTTCCACGCGAATGCGCATACGGGCATGCCGCTTGGCATCGCATGTCACCACCAGCGTGCCGGGGTGAAACAGATGAATTCTGTACCAATCCGCATCGGTTGAGGAATGGAGAGTCGCCTGGTAAACCTGATCCGTCGAGATGGGCATGGCCTGTTCGGCACGGTCGTTGGGCTCGAAAATGTCCGGTTCCGGTTTGGCGGTCATCGCACGATATACATCTATCGTGCCGAAACCGTACAGGGTATTCCAACGTTCTCCGCCCGACGGCCTGGCTGTTTGCCGGATCAAATTGCGAATCTGAGCGGGGGTGAAATACGGAAAGCGTTCCTTGACCAAAGCGGCCAATCCGGCCACTTGCGGAGCAGCAAACGACGTACCGGAGTCGTACCCGTATTTGCCGCCGGGAATCGCGGACCAGATATTTTCTCCCGGAGCCATGACGTCCAGCCCCGAACCCGAATTGGAAGTCATCGCGCGTTGACCTTGCGCATCCACGGAGCCGACGCCCAGGACGGTAGAAAACGCCGCAGGGTAATAGAGAGGATGATCATATAAAATGTCTCCATCATCGTTCAGACTGGCGTTTCCCGCAGCTCCGACGACCGTCACGCCTGCTTGCTCAGCCTCTTCGACCGCTTCCGCCATCGTCTCGGAATATGTCCAACTTCCCTGCGCCAACACGATCACATCGGCTTTCCGGCGAACGGCCTCACGAATCCCCTCTGCCGTGTGGTATACATCTCCGTCCTGTCCATCCTCCATCACTTTGATGGGCATGATATGCGCCGACCCGATCAACGGACTCTTTTTCCCGCCGACACTTCCCCAGACGGCGGCAATCACGCTCGCCACCCGCGTACCGTGACCCATGTGATCCTGCGGGGGTTGCGCCGGGTCACGCAGGTTGACGCCCGCCACCAGAAACGGGGCCAACATGGGATGATTCAAATCAACACCCGTATCGACGACGGCAACCGTCACACTGGAGATACGACCTTGCTTTTTCCATTTGGCAAGCAAAGGCCAGGCGGCTTCGGCACGAATCCGTTTCAGGTAGTATATACTGTTACCGCCCCGATGTTGCATCGACACCCGACTTTCCACCTTGAACTTGTGATTGGGGTGCAGATACTCCACACGCGGATCACCTGACCAACGGGATTCCCATTTTTCCTCGTCCACGTTGGGTTTCAGCCGAATCAGCATCGTCTGCCCTTTGTCCTTCGGGTCCAGCGACTCGTGAAGGATGTCCACTGTTTTCAAAAAGTCCGGGTCCGCCTCTTCTTTCCACTTAATCACCCACTCCCGGTGGAACACCGTTTTGGACGAGTCCTTTTCGTTCACTTGGTGCTCACGCGACGCCTGTCCGCAAGCGGCGGTGATCAGCAAAGCGAACAGACAAATCCAGGTGACCCAAACGACTTTTTTCATCGCCGCTCACCCACTCCATCTCAGACTGACCGGCCGCCGGAACCCACCGTATTTCCCGGCGACTGCGACTTTGGCATCATCAACGTTAGCTTATCACGACTCGGATCAATTGGCGACTATGAAACTTTTCTGCTGATTTCACCGTTATAAATAAGAGAAGTCGGGTTACATCAAGTGGATCGACTGTCCCGTACAAACCCTTCATTTTCCCAAAAATATTCGTTTTTTTCTACTTGATGGTCAGCCGGATCTGATGATAGTATGGTGAAAGACGTGAAAGGCTTTGCAAAGCGGGGAATACGATGGAACGGATCGAAAAAAGCAGGGTAACGAGAGTCAACAAAAAAAGAAGACGCAAATGGATATGGCGATCGATCGCCACATTGTTCGTCCTCATTCTGGTTATCGGTGCTTATTTCTTTTATCAAACGTGGGGCGTATTGGCCGGCACATACGAACCGCTTGCGCGTGACCACTCCAAAAAACGCGACAAGGCTGTATCGGTTGACAGCCCCGTCAACATTTTGCTGCTGGGTACCGACGTTCGAAAGGAAACTGAGAATTGGCGACCGGATGTGATTATCCTGGCGGCCGTCAACCCAAAAACACACTCGATCAAAGTGGTGAGCATCCCGCGGGATACCTATGTGGAAATCGCGAACACCAACGGCCACAGGGATAAAATCAACTCCGCCGCTTCATGGGCACGCGCCCGCAACGTCGGTCCCGTGCTGAACACCGTGGAAACCGTCGAAAACTTTCTCAATGTTCCCGTAGATTATTACGCCAAAGTCAACTTCAAAGGATTTATGGACGTCGTTGACGCACTGGGGGGAGTGGACGTCAACGTCAAATTCCCCTTTCATCAGGAGACATTCGGCGGCGAGGTCATCCGGTTCAACCCCGGTCCTCACCATCTGGACGGAGAAGAAGCGTTGGCTTACGTCCGGATGCGCAAGCAGGATCCGTTGGGCGATCAGGGAC harbors:
- the hpf gene encoding ribosome hibernation-promoting factor, HPF/YfiA family, yielding MNYVIRGNNLEVTEALRNFVEKKISRLEKYFDTPPSADAHIALSVIRDDHKVEVTIPFPGVLVRAEEKSADMYASIDLVVEKLERQIRKYKTKVNRKVRQEGSLRSQLVENGNTSTALVDDEEEPVVVRTKRFHLKPMDVEEAIMQMEMLGHNFFVFTNADTDEINVVYRRKDGRYGLIEPE
- a CDS encoding HU family DNA-binding protein; this encodes MNKSELVDRVAAATGKTKKESAQVVEAVLSTIAEALRNGEKVSLVGFGNFEVRERAARTGRNPQTGETIQIEASRVPAFRPGKQLKEAVNQ
- a CDS encoding cold shock domain-containing protein — translated: MQGKVKWFNAEKGYGFIEREGGEDVFVHYSAIQEEGFKTLDEGQFVEFDIVEGPRGPQAANVTKIG
- a CDS encoding helicase-related protein, translated to MFTLYQATVRGEPPHWGISLAPEVDERFWRDRGREFRIAGSFETIGQAWFVLRKHVSKEQSKSSLIGNGMEHFEQTTDDDHLSPGQRYGVAIWNILGGRVLLEEEIRSLLRFRWGKDPDPAALRAGLQWLCLMGAAECVPAVEMAGPAVKWHCSRCGSGPSRLFRTKCKRCRQACATCDHCLVLGRCRSCVPLFRIRPPDASAVRTDGVRLRLPPLTPKQQEVASLLEGWRDGQERILLLWAATGAGKTEVCLPLVRRTLQSGQRVLWVTPRRDVVDELYPRLKKAVEGVRVTAVHGGTRSTWDDGELVIATAHQAWRMYRRYALAIVDEVDAYPLYGDPALQSGIDQALCNDGKAVWVTATPPMVWQRKARRGKLPVITLPARFHGHPLPVPERYGVRGLWNKVSRGKPVPPLSDYLRHLMQTGKPGLIFVPRVADLPRLLQWINRRYPSMARFCAAVSGKERNREEIVARFRRGRVRVLLSTTVLERGVTVPGCQVLVLGADHTVMDAATLVQMSGRAGRSPEDPAGIVRWISEEWTEAQRRAIREIKAMNRLASRMGCLHAPGVKR
- a CDS encoding ComF family protein, which codes for MIGWLFSSSGRCPFCDTPVRALPWAPVWEKICPYCRDGFSPVEPPYCRRCGRAGGEALCTDCRSHPYPELIQNWSAVSYTPHTREVIRLYKYLGRERYARPMGEMMVSVAARRGRKPDVISYVPLHPSRLAERGFNQSEQLARVIGKQWGVPVVSLLVRSSPTPPQSRRSRAERLRSMEGVFDLHPSIPAEKLVALNVLLVDDVYTTGATLGACARVLAEAGCRMVRSLTFAR
- a CDS encoding basic amino acid ABC transporter substrate-binding protein, translating into MKKLGVLILSLVFLCSFALTGCAKNNAGAGGIVKVGTDAAYPPFEKQEGDGKLTGFDIELMNAIAKAGGFEVDIQHAGWDPMLDAVKNGKLDAGISAISITDDRKKVYDFSDPYFDAKQLILVPANSNVQSLKDLKGKRIGVQTGTTGEIVVQKAFGKTYQGIKGYDDTPAAIDDLANGRVDAVVADNGVVLEYLKKLPAGKFKKVEDQSFEPEQYGIIVKKGNKELLKKINDGLKKIRENGTYKKIYEKYFGPMQ
- a CDS encoding amino acid ABC transporter ATP-binding protein; protein product: MIRVEHLRKQFGTLEVLKDINVEIQEKEVVCVIGPSGSGKSTFLRCLNLLESISGGKVWVDGHDLTDPKTNINKVRTEVGMVFQQFNLFPHKRVIENITLAPIQVRGWTKEKAEAKAMELLNKVGLADKAQAYPEQLSGGQQQRVAIARALAMDPKVMLFDEPTSALDPEMVGEVLAVMKQLAKEGMTMVVVTHEMGFAREVSDRVLFMDQGVIVEEGTPNELFNAPKHERTRAFLSKVL
- a CDS encoding amino acid ABC transporter permease produces the protein MPIDWSVIVEYKAYFIRGLWTTIELTTVAVLVGLVIGLILGLMRLSRSRWLVIPAQVYVDIFRGTPLLLQILAVHFAVIPTICEEWLGVKPPEAIVSGFVALSLNAGAYIAEIFRGGIQSIEKGQMEAARSLGMTYGQAMRHVILPQAFKRMLPPLGNEFIALLKDSSLVTIISVNDITYAAFTTAKNTFERWAPYITSAAMYFVLTFVLSRFVLFLENRYRTDRQEG